Proteins from a single region of Gossypium arboreum isolate Shixiya-1 chromosome 1, ASM2569848v2, whole genome shotgun sequence:
- the LOC108481824 gene encoding probable beta-1,3-galactosyltransferase 14 — protein sequence MAINSANLDRKSERNIRRRKKINCRFSDRLSLLLAKERSHSQANLGCMKKGPVFTDPKLKWLYEPLSYLLGSEYFLHAYGPFFALSADVVASLVALRNNSFRMFSNEDVTIGAWMLAMNVNFENNRRLCERKCMPTVIAVLDIPKCSGLCNPETRILELHRQEMYSNGSTFPSDDK from the exons ATGGCAATTAATTCGGCCAATCTCGACAGGAAATCAGAGAGGAACATACGG agaagaaaaaaaatcaattgtAGATTTTCAGATCGACTATCACTTCTATTAGCTAAAGAACGTTCTCACTCTCAGGCAAACCTTGGCTGCATGAAAAAGGGTCCGGTATTTACTGATCCTAAGCTGAAATGGTta tATGAGCCACTATCCTATCTACTAGGCTCGGAGTACTTCCTTCATGCCTACGGTCCTTTTTTTGCTCTTTCAGCTGATGTTGTTGCAAGTTTGGTTGCTCTGAGAAACAACAG TTTTCGGATGTTTAGTAACGAAGATGTTACAATCGGTGCATGGATGCTTGCCATGAATGTCAACTTTGAGAACAACCGAAGACTGTGTGAGCGAAAGTGTATGCCTACAGTCATTGCTGTCTTGGATATCCCTAAATGTTCAG GACTATGTAATCCGGAGACAAGGATATTGGAACTTCATCGGCAAGAAATGTACTCAAATGGTTCAACGTTCCCATCGGATGATAAATAG
- the LOC108482649 gene encoding probable beta-1,3-galactosyltransferase 14, which produces MPSSPKFFHSRHPPPATRLTRSTALFVFSTLSFLFSLYVFLSSTDCGHQCLSDLRSVRVLLDKPGNVNITATSDGDVDVNGTKRHKVMGFVGIQTGFRSVGRRRSLRKTWMPSDHQGLQRLEEATGLAFRFVIGRTNDRSKMAQLGREVAKYDDFLLLDFEEEYSKLPYKTLAFFKAAYALYDSDFYVKADDDIYLRPDRLSLLLAKERSHSQTYLGCMKKGPVFTDPKLKWYEPLSYLLGSEYFLHAYGPLYALSADVVASLVALRNNSFRMFSNEDVTIGAWMLAMNVNFENNRRLCERKCTPTFIAVLDIPKCSGLCNPETRILELHRQEMCSNGSTLPLDDKSLSLA; this is translated from the exons ATGCCATCATCTCCCAAATTCTTCCACTCCCGCCATCCACCGCCGGCCACGCGCCTCACCAGATCAACAGCCCTCTTCGTCTTCTCCACCCTCTCTTTCCTCTTCTCCCTCTACGTTTTCCTTTCCTCCACTGACTGCGGTCACCAATGTCTCTCCGACCTGAGATCCGTTCGGGTTCTTTTGGACAAACCAGGGAATGTCAATATAACTGCTACTTCCGATGGAGATGTTGATGTCAATGGGACCAAGAGGCATAAAGTTATGGGCTTCGTTGGGATCCAAACCGGGTTCCGTTCAGTCGGTCGGAGACGGTCCTTGAGGAAGACTTGGATGCCTTCCGATCATCAGGGCCTTCAACG GTTAGAAGAAGCAACAGGATTAGCTTTTAGGTTTGTAATTGGTAGAACAAATGATAGATCAAAGATGGCACAGCTGGGGAGAGAAGTAGCAAAATATGATGATTTCCTTTTGTTAGATTTTGAGGAGGAATACAGTAAACTCCCTTACAAAAC GTTAGCATTCTTCAAAGCTGCCTATGCACTCTATGATTCTGATTTTTATGTCAAAGCTGATGATGATATATATTTGAGGCCAG ATCGACTATCACTTCTATTAGCTAAAGAACGTTCTCACTCtcagacttacctcggatgcatgAAAAAGGGTCCGGTATTTACTGATCCTAAGTTGAAATG GTATGAGCCACTATCCTATCTACTAGGCTCAGAGTACTTCCTTCATGCCTACGGTCCTTTATATGCTCTTTCAGCTGATGTTGTTGCAAGTTTGGTTGCTCTGAGAAACAACAG TTTTCGGATGTTTAGTAACGAAGATGTTACAATCGGTGCATGGATGCTTGCAATGAATGTCAACTTTGAGAATAACCGAAGACTGTGTGAGCGAAAGTGTACGCCTACATTCATTGCTGTCTTGGACATCCCCAAATGTTCAG GACTATGTAATCCGGAGACAAGGATATTGGAACTTCATCGGCAAGAAATGTGCTCAAATGGTTCGACGTTGCCATTGGATGATAAATCGCTTTCCTTGGCCTAA